The proteins below come from a single Ostrinia nubilalis chromosome Z, ilOstNubi1.1, whole genome shotgun sequence genomic window:
- the LOC135086600 gene encoding histamine H2 receptor-like, which produces MYGVGINSGGNDTTRFFSPVTLSQQWPTLGRLIFMVFCACIGTTINGFFVAAFFVEHTLKRVGNVFLACVGLSDLLLTTGVMPISAVVLLSAGEWDILPVCHSLQFLTETATYCYSLFFVLVAIEGYYRICCSIPEYETFMSMRVTLITITVLAVSVTMSGIGVLLGLDYDYCERRHYGNFYYRIATTVIFHGIPGIITFIGLTISCVRVRRRAREHMYYKRSQQYERDFSTTSLNMTAFVFYVVAWLPYLILVNKSPGTIDSRYYHCAWLGVCRSIITSFLYSCMNRNFRRAFAHLFYYCCCKSSLSGSFSNRHRRALEYKSATGDVRVHIMHQAMNSSSPQRGASSSRDTQEL; this is translated from the exons ATGTATGGGGTTGGAATTAACTCCGGAGGGAACGATACGACCCGGTTTTTCTCGCCGGTGACACTTAGTCAACAATGGCCAACCTTAGGCCGGCTGATCTTCATGGTGTTTTGTGCCTGTATCGGGACGACTATCAATGGATTCTTCGTGGCGGCTTTCTTCGTCGAACATACTCTGAAAAGAGTCG GCAACGTTTTTCTGGCATGTGTTGGCCTATCGGATTTGCTTCTCACCACGGGCGTGATGCCCATTTCGGCGGTGGTGCTCCTCTCTGCTGGCGAATGGGACATCTTGCCGGTCTGCCACAGTCTGCAATTTCTAACTGAAACAGCCACCTATTGCTATAGCCTCTTTTTTGTT TTGGTAGCGATTGAAGGATACTACCGAATATGCTGCTCAATTCCGGAGTACGAAACCTTCATGTCCATGCGGGTAACTTTGATCACGATCACGGTGTTGGCGGTAAGCGTTACCATGTCTGGGATCGGCGTCCTCCTCGGCTTAGACTACGATTACTGCGAGCGGCGCCACTATGGTAACTTCTACTACCGTATTGCTACAACTGTCATCTTTCACGGAATTCCTGGCATCATCACGTTCATTGGATTGACTATTTCCTGCGTTCGAGTCCGGAGGCGTGCACGCGAGCATATGTACTACAAGAGGTCTCAGCAGTACGAGCGCGACTTTTCGACCACCAGCTTGAACATGACCGCTTTTGTCTTCTACGTTGTGGCCTGGCTGCCCTACTTGATTCTGGTGAACAAGTCTCCTGGTACCATCGATTCTCGGTACTACCACTGTGCTTGGCTCGGAGTCTGCCGCTCTATCATCACTAGCTTCCTCTACAGCTGCATGAACAGAAACTTCCGGCGTGCTTTTGCTCATCTCTTCTATTACTGCTGCTGCAAGAGTTCTCTGTCTGGCTCGTTCAGCAACCGTCACAGGAGGGCGTTGGAGTACAAATCTGCTACTGGCGATGTGAGGGTTCATATCATGCACCAGGCCATGAACTCTAGCAGCCCGCAGCGTGGCGCGTCTTCTTCCCGCGACACTCAGGAGTTATGA